TGCGTAGGGGAAAGGTGGGGCATGGCGGCGAAATAACAACGCGGGGCCGCAAAGGTCGTCCCTGCGGCGGCCTGGTGCTCGGCCTTACGCAATAATCCCCGGCGCAGGCAATGACTGCCTGGGCCGGGGAATGAGTAGTAGCGCTACGTTTTATGGGTTACCTGGCGCTGCTACTTCAGAAGCCGGGCCAGCGTGGTTAGTAGTTCTTCGCCGCGCAGGTTGCTGGCCACGATTTTGCCGCTGGGGTCAATGAGAAAATTCTGCGGAATAGACTTCACGCCGTACTGCTGAGCCACGGCATTGTCACCACCACGCAGGTCCGACACCTGCGTCCAGGGCATGTGGTCGTCGGCAATGGCTTTTACCCACGCGGCGCGGGTTCTTTCGTCATCCAGCGACACGCCCAACACTTCAAAATTACGCCCTTTAAACGCCTCGTAGGCCTTGAGCACGTTGGGATTTTCGGCGCGGCAGGGGGTGCACCAGCTCGCCCAGAAATCGATTAGCACGTACTTGCCCCGGTAGTCGGCCAGCGATACCGGCTTGCCCTCGGGCGTTGATTGGGTGAAGGCCGGCGCCGACGTCCCCAAAGCCGAATTTTTAAGGCCCGCCAGCATCTCCCCGTAAAATTTGCCGGGCGGGCTAGCCTGCTGGGCCGGCGTGAGGGCGGCGTAGAGCGGCGCCACGTCGGCGTACTGGGGCGGCCCGCCCATCTGCGAGGCATATTGCAACGCCTCCAAGCTAACCCAGGACGTAGGATGAGCTTTGATGAAAGCGTAATAAGCTTGCGCAAATTCCTTGCCTATGGCATTAAATTGCTCCTGCGACTTAACCGTTTTCATTTTCGCGCTGATAGGTTTCGTATACTCATCCAGGCGCTGCCAGTCAGCATTGAGCGGTGCGCCAGCTACGCGGGCTTTGTGCACAGAATCAGCGCTCATTACTACCACCACCTCCGGCTCCAGGAACAGGCGGAGGCGGTCGGGCGACTCGAAATAATACTTGCGCATCTTACCACCCATCTTCATTTCGCGCATGCCCGATTGCAGCCGGCCCTGGCGCTCCAGCACCAGCGTGGCCGAGTGCGGATAGGGCGTGCTGCCCTTCAGCTCAAATCGCCCCCGCCGCAGCGTGGCCGAGTCGATGGGCGTCATCCCGTCGACCAAGTACACCTTGGCTGGGGCGTTGAAGCGGCCAAGCTGCCCTTTCAGCACGTAGGGGTAAGCGGCGGGCGCGGGCGTTTGGGCCAGGGCCAGGCCGGGGGCCAGCAGGAGCAGGCTGGCGAGGTAGTTTTTCATAACTGAGGTGGGAAAAGGACAGAGGGCTAGCCCCGAAATACTTAGCGCTAAAGATAGGGCTAGCCAGCTATTGCCGCAACAGCGCAATAGTTAGCTAGCCCTATCTTTTTACGGTGATTTCCGGTCCCGAGTCCATTTCGCAGGGCCTGCGGCAGTTTACACCGTCAGGTTAGCCACTACTTCGCTCAGCGCCAGCGTTTTTTCCTCGCCGGTTTTCATGATTTTAATCTTCGCCACGCCCGCCGCTAGCTCCTCGGGGCCCAGCACCAGCACCAGCGGAATGCCCTTGGCATCGGCGTACTTGAACTGCTTTGGCAGCTTGCCCGCATCGGGGTAGAGCTCGGCCGGGATGCCGGCGGCGCGCAGCTCGGCCAGCAGCGGCAGGGCCGCCCGGCCCGCTTCGGCCGAGAAGTGGGTGAGCAGCACGCGGGTGGGCGTTTCGCCGGTTTCGGTAAAGAGGTTCAGTGTTTCGAGGCAGTCGTAGAGGCGGTCCACGCCAAACGAGAAGCCCACGCCGCTCACGCCCGGCAGGCCAAACGAGCCGGTGAGGTTGTCGTAGCGACCGCCGCCGCTCACGCTGCCCATCGCCACGTTGTTGATTTTTACCTCGAAAATGCAGCCCGTGTAGTAGCTCAGGCCCCGGGCTAGGGTGGGGTCAAACTCCAGGCGGTCGAACTGCCGGAAGCCACTGGCTTGCAGCAGGTCGCGCACCTCGGCCAGCTCGTTGAGGCCCCGGTAGAAGGCGGCATCGTCGTCGTCTTCGCTGTCGGCGGTGGGGCGCAGGCCATCGGGCTCCACGCCGGCCGTCACGAAACCCACCATGAGGCGCTCCAGCTTTTCGGCGTAGTCGCCCTCGACTCCCAGCAAGGCAAACAGCGTGTCGATGGTGGGCGCCGAAAAGCCTTTTTCCAGCAGTTCCTTGCTCACGCCATCGCGCCCGATTTTGTCGAGCTTATCGATGGCCACGAATAAGTCGGTTTCTTTGCCCTCGCCCCCCAGCGCCTGGTAAATATTGCGCAGCACGCCCCGGTGGTTGATTTTGATGGTAAAATCATCGAGGCCTAACCCGTTGAGCACCTGCGCCATCATCAGCACAATCTCGGCCTCGCAGAGCAGCGAGTCGGTGCCCACCACGTCGGCGTCGCACTGGTAAAACTCGCGGTAGCGGCCGCGCTGCGGGCGGTCGGCGCGCCACACGGGTTGCATCTGGTAGCGCTTGAAGGGGAAAGTGAGCGTGCCGCGGTTCATGGCCACGTAGCGGGCAAAGGGCACGGTGAGGTCGTAGCGCAGGCCCTTTTCGGCGATTTTGGGCAGCACGGCTTTATGGCCGGCTTCGAGGTCTTCGGCCGTCACGAGGGGCGTGATTTCGCCCCGGCGCTCCTTCACCAGGAAGTTGCCGGAGTTCAAGACTTTAAATAGCAGTTGGTCGCCTTCGTCGCCGTACTTGCCGGTGAGCACCGACAGGTTTTCGAGGGTCGGCGTTTCGAGCGGGGCGTAGCCAAACGTCTCGAATGTGCGCCGGATGACGTTGAAAATGTGCTGGCGGCGGGCCACCTGGGCCGGGCCAAAATCGCGGGTGCCTTGCGGAATGCTGGGTTTTTCCATTACGGCGCAAAGGTAGGTTTGGGCCCCGGCAACCGGCTAGCCCGCCCGCTGGCCAGGGCTGCCCGGCTAGGGTAGGCATGGGCGGTGGGCGGCTGGGCGGCTCTGGCCAGTGGGGGTGTCGAATACGCGTTGAAAATGAGTCAGATAAGTAGAAGTACCGGGTTTGAAGAACGCGTATTTCTACGCTCGCCTGGCATTGGAGCCGCCCCGTTATTTGCCTTCGCAACGACGCCACGATGCGCCTCAGTGAGGCGCACGGCTGCTGAAGCGACACGTTAGTCGCCAGGATTATCACGCAAGCTCGGTCACGCTGCTTCGCTGGCTTTGCCTAGCGCCCGCTGGTCACTTGCTGCTTTGTTGCCTCAGGCCCGGCATTCGGGCTGGTCGACCTTTTTACCCAACGCTGATTTTTCACCTAACCCCCACACCAGCATGACAACAATTTGTTTGCTAATGAGTTGTGGGCTAGGCCTGCTTTCGTTAACCAAGCCGGCTTTCGGGCAGAACTACGAGCAGATTGCCACGCAGATTGTCACTACGTCGGCGGGCGTGAAGCCGGGCGACGTAGTGGTGATTACGGGGGGCCAGTACACGCTGCCGCTCATGGAAGCCGTGGCCGTGGAAGTAGCCCGCGCCGGCGGGCAGGCCAACATGCTGCTTACTACTGACAAGGCAGCGCACGCCGAGCTGATGGACACGCCCGAAACGGCTATTCAGGCCGATAAATCCAATAATTGGCTTCTGCAGTCGGACGTGCTCATTACCCTGCCGGCGTATGAAGACAGCCGCGCAGTAATGGCGGGCGTGAGCCCGGCCCGCCAGGCCAAGTTTGCCCAGGTGGCCACCGCATCCGGAATTAACAATAAGCTAGACGCCAGCAAGATACGGGGCGTATTTGTGAGCTACCCGAGTAAAAGCTTTGCGGCGGCGCATCAGCTCGACTACCCTGGCTACGAGCAGATGATGTGGAGCAGCATCG
The genomic region above belongs to Hymenobacter sp. BRD128 and contains:
- a CDS encoding TlpA disulfide reductase family protein, which gives rise to MKNYLASLLLLAPGLALAQTPAPAAYPYVLKGQLGRFNAPAKVYLVDGMTPIDSATLRRGRFELKGSTPYPHSATLVLERQGRLQSGMREMKMGGKMRKYYFESPDRLRLFLEPEVVVVMSADSVHKARVAGAPLNADWQRLDEYTKPISAKMKTVKSQEQFNAIGKEFAQAYYAFIKAHPTSWVSLEALQYASQMGGPPQYADVAPLYAALTPAQQASPPGKFYGEMLAGLKNSALGTSAPAFTQSTPEGKPVSLADYRGKYVLIDFWASWCTPCRAENPNVLKAYEAFKGRNFEVLGVSLDDERTRAAWVKAIADDHMPWTQVSDLRGGDNAVAQQYGVKSIPQNFLIDPSGKIVASNLRGEELLTTLARLLK
- the hisS gene encoding histidine--tRNA ligase; translation: MEKPSIPQGTRDFGPAQVARRQHIFNVIRRTFETFGYAPLETPTLENLSVLTGKYGDEGDQLLFKVLNSGNFLVKERRGEITPLVTAEDLEAGHKAVLPKIAEKGLRYDLTVPFARYVAMNRGTLTFPFKRYQMQPVWRADRPQRGRYREFYQCDADVVGTDSLLCEAEIVLMMAQVLNGLGLDDFTIKINHRGVLRNIYQALGGEGKETDLFVAIDKLDKIGRDGVSKELLEKGFSAPTIDTLFALLGVEGDYAEKLERLMVGFVTAGVEPDGLRPTADSEDDDDAAFYRGLNELAEVRDLLQASGFRQFDRLEFDPTLARGLSYYTGCIFEVKINNVAMGSVSGGGRYDNLTGSFGLPGVSGVGFSFGVDRLYDCLETLNLFTETGETPTRVLLTHFSAEAGRAALPLLAELRAAGIPAELYPDAGKLPKQFKYADAKGIPLVLVLGPEELAAGVAKIKIMKTGEEKTLALSEVVANLTV